The following coding sequences lie in one Chelmon rostratus isolate fCheRos1 chromosome 2, fCheRos1.pri, whole genome shotgun sequence genomic window:
- the tmem51b gene encoding transmembrane protein 51b, with protein sequence MCSSRGICGGNDRPNRSSSSAATGSGAHYALCALGVGLIALGIVMIVWTVIPMDGEGSGGSHATTGNSTTVPQGGGGGGGGDDDDDDEEDRKDGTKSSTVAMVLVGVGVAILLLSICLGVRSKRNARNRSNQPPATGGLLMDHVPGQEAETAADTAVFNVPSYEEVVGGDNYPVRQSNLRQSTSQLPSYEDIIAAVENEGTELAINPSDDTPLNDPTPAAPQPAAEAPADPPGLTSNPSLPTRSTSRASRLLRPLRVRRIKSDKLHLKDFRLQIRSPTQNPVAIEPITPPPQYDNKMPELG encoded by the exons ATGTGTTCCAGTCGGGGTATATGTGGCGGCAACGACCGCCCCAACAGATCCTCCAGCTCGGCGGCCACGGGTTCAGGCGCTCACTATGCCCTGTGCGCCCTGGGAGTGGGACTCATCGCCCTGGGTATTGTCATGATTGTGTGGACTGTGATACCGATGGATGGAGAGGGCTCCGGCGGCTCCCACGCTACGACAGGCAACTCCACCACAGTGCCccaaggtggtggtggtggtggtggtggtgatgatgatgatgatgatgaggaggatcGCAAAGACGGGACAAAGTCTTCAACGGTGGCTATGGTGCTGGTCGGAGTCGGGGTCGCCATATTGCTTTTATCCATTTGCCTCGGCGTGAGGAGCAAGAGGAACGCACGCAACAGAAGTAACCAGCCACCGGCAACGGGAGGCCTCCTCATGGACCACGTGCCAGGGCAGGAGGCGGAGAC agctgcagacacgGCCGTATTCAACGTGCCAAGCTACGAGGAGGTCGTCGGCGGTGACAACTACCCCGTCCGCCAGAGCAACCTTCGCCAAAGCACCTCCCAGCTGCCGTCCTACGAGGACATCATAGCCGCCGTGGAGAATGAGGGAACGGAGCTCGCTATCAACCCCTCCGACGACACCCCTCTTAATGATCCCACACCAGCTGCCCCTCAGCCTGCCGCAGAGGCCCCGGCCGACCCTCCTGGCCTCACATCAAATCCAAGCCTGCCCACCCGCAGCACCAGCCGGGCCAGCCGTCTACTGCGGCCCCTCCGGGTGCGGAGGATCAAGTCAGACAAACTGCACCTGAAGGACTTCCGCCTCCAAATCCGCAGCCCCACGCAGAATCCAGTGGCCATTGAACCCATCACTCCGCCACCACAGTATGACAATAAGATGCCTGAATTAGGGTAG